A window from Roseburia sp. 499 encodes these proteins:
- a CDS encoding YibE/F family protein has product MSTKGKTESRTQKKWIARLVLLVLAAAAFGWLLFFANKDKPCYTTTESTGIEYEVARVTAVIEDNTTVDETTENVLRGEMELEVEVLTGRYAGEKVKVTNYFSALYNVNVEAGDKVSVRIDTVGENQYQVSIYNYYRVPKILGVVGVFVLLLILIGGKKGAKSALGLIFTMVCIIFILLPLSLKGFSALAVTLGIILICNFITFFLVDGISTKTVVASVGSMAGVLCGTLFAAIAAVVMDVTTFQMDEAESLLLISSGTALKIQDLFICGILIACMGAVMDVSMSITSSIAELHEVNPELGKTQLFRSGMNIGRDAMGTMSNTLILAFAGESLNMMLMIYSYGVTFQQLMNTDFVAIEVIRSIAGSIGIVCTVPLVAIIAAEVYGKKSKRMERK; this is encoded by the coding sequence ATGAGTACAAAAGGAAAGACAGAAAGCAGAACACAAAAAAAGTGGATTGCTCGTCTGGTACTTTTGGTGCTGGCTGCAGCCGCCTTCGGGTGGCTGCTCTTTTTTGCAAATAAAGATAAGCCATGTTATACCACCACAGAAAGTACCGGAATAGAATATGAAGTAGCACGTGTGACGGCTGTGATAGAAGATAATACCACGGTAGATGAAACAACAGAAAATGTTTTGCGCGGAGAAATGGAATTGGAGGTAGAAGTGCTGACAGGGCGGTATGCCGGAGAAAAAGTAAAGGTTACAAATTATTTTAGTGCGTTGTATAATGTAAATGTAGAGGCTGGGGATAAAGTTTCAGTGCGAATTGATACTGTGGGTGAGAACCAGTATCAGGTGTCAATTTATAATTACTACCGTGTACCAAAGATTTTAGGAGTAGTGGGGGTTTTTGTGCTACTTTTAATTTTAATTGGTGGAAAAAAAGGAGCAAAATCTGCCTTGGGCTTGATTTTTACCATGGTATGTATTATCTTTATTTTATTACCGTTATCTCTAAAAGGATTTTCTGCACTGGCAGTTACTCTTGGAATTATATTGATATGTAATTTTATTACATTTTTTCTGGTGGATGGGATTAGTACTAAGACAGTGGTAGCTTCTGTGGGAAGTATGGCAGGAGTATTGTGTGGAACATTGTTTGCGGCAATTGCGGCAGTAGTGATGGATGTGACTACCTTTCAGATGGATGAGGCAGAGAGTCTTTTGCTCATATCCTCCGGAACTGCGTTGAAAATACAGGATTTATTTATATGTGGGATATTGATTGCATGTATGGGAGCTGTAATGGATGTGTCGATGAGCATAACATCTTCCATAGCGGAACTTCATGAAGTAAATCCGGAGCTGGGAAAAACGCAGTTATTCCGGTCTGGAATGAATATTGGGCGAGATGCAATGGGAACCATGTCCAATACATTGATTTTGGCATTTGCAGGAGAATCTTTGAATATGATGCTGATGATTTATTCATATGGTGTGACTTTTCAGCAACTTATGAATACGGATTTTGTTGCGATAGAAGTGATTCGAAGTATTGCCGGAAGTATTGGTATTGTGTGTACGGTTCCATTAGTAGCCATAATTGCAGCAGAGGTATACGGGAAAAAATCGAAAAGGATGGAAAGAAAATGA
- a CDS encoding RrF2 family transcriptional regulator yields the protein MKISTKGRYALRLMLELALEEEQVVKLKDVAERQGISVKYLEQIISVLQKCGYVKSMRGPGGGYKLSKRPEEYTVGMILRQIEGSLAPVACLEEEVNSCERSSSCVTLRLWQMIYDAINGVVDKVTLADLVEWEREIQGNMDYVI from the coding sequence ATGAAGATTTCGACAAAAGGCAGATATGCGTTACGCTTAATGTTGGAGCTTGCGCTAGAGGAGGAACAGGTTGTAAAGTTAAAGGATGTGGCGGAACGCCAGGGAATTTCCGTGAAATATTTAGAGCAAATTATATCAGTCCTACAGAAATGTGGATATGTGAAGAGTATGCGAGGACCGGGTGGTGGATATAAGCTGAGTAAGAGACCGGAAGAATATACAGTAGGTATGATTTTGCGACAAATAGAAGGAAGTCTTGCGCCGGTAGCATGCCTGGAGGAAGAGGTCAATTCCTGTGAAAGAAGCAGTTCTTGCGTAACACTTCGATTGTGGCAGATGATATATGATGCCATTAATGGAGTGGTGGACAAGGTAACTTTGGCTGATTTGGTAGAGTGGGAAAGAGAAATTCAAGGTAATATGGATTATGTGATATAG